The following are from one region of the Methylophilus sp. DW102 genome:
- a CDS encoding CDP-6-deoxy-delta-3,4-glucoseen reductase, translated as MNRVLIENSGHTFDVRPSQTVLEAAIEAGINLPYGCRNGACGACKGKVLTGKVMHDDYQGNALTDAELAAGMALFCCARPLEDLVIECRQIDMVQGIKPRILPVRIQHKQQFGDDVMVLHLQLPATEQLTFMAGQYIEFLLKDGRRRAFSIANAPHEKGFIELHIRKIAGGYFTEQVFNDMPLKTILRMEAPLGSFFLREQNQKPIIMVAGGTGFAPVKGMIEHMIFNQIHRPVYLYRGARRTGDLYMDDLCQRWTQFMPNIQYIPVISDGHDDDGWQGRRGLVHQAVLEDHADLSGFEVYACGAPGMVEIAKATFVKQGLPEEEFYSDAFTFAPN; from the coding sequence ATGAACCGTGTCCTGATTGAAAACAGTGGCCATACCTTTGATGTCCGCCCCAGCCAAACCGTGCTCGAAGCCGCCATTGAAGCGGGTATCAACTTACCCTATGGCTGCCGTAATGGCGCTTGCGGCGCCTGCAAAGGCAAGGTACTGACCGGCAAAGTCATGCATGATGATTACCAAGGCAACGCCTTGACCGATGCCGAGCTTGCAGCTGGCATGGCTTTGTTTTGCTGTGCCAGACCCCTTGAAGACCTGGTCATTGAATGCCGCCAGATCGATATGGTGCAAGGCATCAAACCGCGCATTTTGCCGGTACGCATTCAACACAAACAGCAGTTCGGCGACGATGTAATGGTCTTGCACCTGCAATTGCCTGCCACTGAACAACTGACCTTTATGGCTGGACAATACATCGAATTTTTACTCAAGGATGGCCGCCGCCGGGCTTTCTCCATCGCCAATGCGCCACATGAAAAAGGGTTTATTGAATTGCATATCCGTAAAATTGCTGGCGGGTATTTTACCGAGCAAGTGTTCAATGACATGCCGCTTAAAACCATATTGCGTATGGAAGCGCCTCTAGGCAGTTTTTTCCTGCGAGAGCAAAACCAAAAACCCATCATCATGGTGGCGGGTGGTACGGGGTTTGCACCGGTCAAAGGCATGATAGAACACATGATTTTCAATCAGATCCATCGCCCCGTTTACCTCTACCGCGGCGCGAGACGAACCGGCGACTTATATATGGATGACCTCTGCCAGCGCTGGACACAGTTCATGCCGAATATTCAGTATATCCCCGTCATTTCCGACGGTCACGACGACGATGGCTGGCAAGGCCGCCGTGGCCTGGTGCATCAAGCCGTGTTGGAAGATCACGCCGATTTAAGTGGGTTTGAGGTCTATGCATGCGGCGCACCAGGCATGGTGGAGATTGCGAAAGCAACGTTTGTGAAGCAGGGCCTGCCAGAAGAAGAGTTTTATAGCGATGCGTTTACGTTTGCGCCCAATTAA
- a CDS encoding hydrogen peroxide-inducible genes activator encodes MTLIELKFVLAVAQERNFRRAAEKCFVTQPALSLGIKKLEEELGVSLFERNRNEVTPTEIGEQIIAQANIVLEQAAKIKEMAKHGNDPLNGLFKLGMIHSVGPYLLPEIIPPLIQVAPQMPLEVEENITATLEQQLKNGLIDAAVVALPFDVPGIETLPLYDEDFNVVVPVSHAWAKRTSVEADELSQEKVLLLNTGHCFSNQVTQACPELSRKGEVLQGNSLETIRNMVASNLGITVLPAMATAARYQNALIRVIPFTRPAPSRRIALAWRKSFVRKEAIEILGKVMAEVGAAQQQIDPV; translated from the coding sequence ATGACCTTGATTGAATTAAAGTTTGTATTGGCGGTGGCGCAAGAGAGAAACTTCAGGCGCGCAGCAGAAAAATGTTTTGTGACCCAGCCGGCGCTCAGTCTGGGCATCAAAAAACTGGAAGAAGAGCTGGGTGTCTCTCTGTTTGAACGTAACCGCAACGAGGTGACCCCCACCGAAATTGGTGAGCAGATTATTGCACAAGCCAATATCGTGCTGGAGCAAGCAGCCAAGATTAAAGAGATGGCGAAACACGGTAACGATCCGCTCAACGGCCTGTTCAAGCTGGGCATGATTCACTCGGTCGGGCCTTATCTGTTACCCGAAATCATTCCGCCACTCATCCAGGTGGCGCCGCAGATGCCGCTGGAGGTTGAGGAAAACATCACGGCGACCCTGGAGCAGCAGCTGAAGAACGGGCTCATCGATGCGGCTGTAGTCGCCTTACCGTTTGATGTGCCGGGCATTGAAACCTTGCCACTGTATGACGAGGACTTTAATGTCGTCGTACCCGTGAGTCACGCCTGGGCCAAGCGCACATCGGTCGAGGCGGATGAATTGAGCCAGGAGAAAGTGTTATTGCTCAACACCGGGCATTGCTTCAGCAATCAGGTAACCCAGGCTTGCCCCGAGCTCAGCCGTAAAGGCGAAGTGTTACAGGGCAATTCGCTGGAAACAATCAGAAATATGGTGGCTTCGAATTTGGGTATCACTGTGCTGCCAGCCATGGCAACTGCGGCGCGCTATCAGAACGCGCTGATTCGCGTGATCCCATTTACCCGCCCTGCCCCTAGCCGACGTATTGCGCTGGCCTGGCGCAAAAGTTTTGTGCGCAAAGAAGCGATTGAAATATTAGGAAAAGTGATGGCTGAAGTGGGCGCTGCTCAACAACAGATTGACCCGGTTTAG
- the cutA gene encoding divalent-cation tolerance protein CutA, producing the protein MTPKEEIIIVFTHVPNKACAEHIAQTLLTDKLAACVNISSPVTSIYRWQGQIEQAEEIALSIKTTRQGYAACAARLRMLHPYELPEIVGIHVSEGLPEYLAWVAAETGMQE; encoded by the coding sequence ATGACGCCAAAAGAGGAAATTATAATCGTGTTTACGCATGTGCCGAACAAGGCATGTGCCGAGCATATCGCGCAGACGTTGCTTACAGACAAGTTGGCGGCATGCGTCAATATTTCAAGTCCGGTCACCTCTATTTATCGCTGGCAAGGGCAGATTGAGCAAGCGGAAGAAATTGCCCTGAGCATTAAAACCACGCGGCAGGGGTATGCCGCCTGTGCGGCCAGGCTTAGAATGCTGCATCCTTATGAACTTCCAGAGATTGTAGGCATCCATGTGAGCGAGGGTTTGCCGGAATATTTGGCATGGGTGGCGGCCGAGACAGGGATGCAGGAGTGA
- a CDS encoding TlpA disulfide reductase family protein, giving the protein MHNIARLVMTILLIVVLGSGFRWLYLHRDQWMTSAPTQTAMMVPDAVWSVGLQDAGGRTYALSSFKGKPVIMNFWATWCEPCREEMPEISALAAEHPEIAVLGLAIDEAAAVHEFAESTPVSYPLLIAENEGMPLAEQLGNTKGVLPYTVVISANGQLTHTFFGRVNRQMLQKALNLP; this is encoded by the coding sequence ATGCATAATATTGCGCGTTTGGTCATGACGATATTACTGATCGTTGTTCTCGGTAGCGGATTCCGTTGGCTTTACCTTCACCGTGATCAATGGATGACTTCTGCCCCTACTCAAACGGCGATGATGGTGCCTGACGCGGTATGGAGCGTCGGTTTGCAGGATGCTGGTGGCAGGACGTATGCGCTTTCAAGCTTTAAAGGCAAGCCTGTCATTATGAATTTTTGGGCGACATGGTGTGAGCCTTGCCGTGAAGAAATGCCAGAAATCTCAGCACTGGCGGCCGAACACCCCGAAATTGCAGTATTAGGCCTAGCCATTGACGAGGCAGCCGCTGTGCATGAGTTCGCGGAGAGTACGCCCGTCAGTTATCCTTTGTTAATTGCCGAGAATGAAGGCATGCCTTTGGCCGAGCAACTGGGCAACACCAAAGGCGTATTACCTTACACCGTGGTGATTTCTGCCAACGGCCAATTGACACACACCTTCTTCGGCAGAGTCAATCGCCAAATGCTGCAAAAAGCACTCAACTTGCCCTAA
- the dsbD gene encoding protein-disulfide reductase DsbD, translating to MLCVMVLPVHAASQFSKLFTEDSSEDFLPVDQAFKVDAALTDATHAQIRFTVAPGHYLYRGRIQLLPASDTTQLSLPAGETKHDPNFGEQQVFHHDTVAEVTFAGAAPQVLQVRYQGCSEKGLCYPPQTKSLSLDAVASADNIRSAQPVNAESADEFSGKLLASGHWWQIVAGFFGAGLLLAFTPCVFPMIPILSGIIVGKNAHVSRGKAFTLSLAYTLGMCLTYTLAGVAAGLSGQLLSSALQTPAALIIGALIFVVLSFSMFGFYELKLPSAVENYFFNWSSRFKGGHLASDFLMGAISALIISPCVAAPLAGALLYISQTHDVVLGAVALFSLSLGMGVPLLLIGASAGTVLPKAGEWMNAVRRLFGVLMLAVSVWIVSPLLPVSAQLVLWAALCIVPAIYLRAIDPLPADAGSTARLCKGFAVMLLLYGAALLVGAWSGARSPLQPLQGVMSASATDVQALPFKRVQSVQALENALAAAQGKPVMLDFYADWCVSCKEYEQFVFSQPEVRAALKDVVLLQADVTENRAEDAALLKRFELFGPPGIVFFDAQGRPLQPVIKGYQDATQFLDRLRKLPLSAMEKSAHA from the coding sequence ATGTTGTGCGTGATGGTGTTGCCTGTGCACGCGGCGTCACAATTCTCAAAACTATTCACTGAAGATAGCAGCGAAGATTTTTTGCCTGTCGATCAGGCATTCAAGGTCGATGCGGCACTGACGGATGCCACGCATGCCCAGATCCGGTTTACTGTAGCACCAGGCCACTATTTATATAGAGGCCGCATACAACTCTTACCGGCCAGCGACACGACACAGCTCAGCTTGCCAGCCGGTGAAACCAAGCATGATCCCAATTTTGGCGAACAGCAGGTGTTTCACCACGATACCGTGGCCGAGGTCACGTTTGCAGGGGCCGCCCCTCAGGTGTTGCAAGTACGCTATCAAGGCTGTAGTGAAAAAGGCCTGTGTTATCCCCCACAAACCAAATCACTTTCATTGGACGCGGTTGCCTCGGCGGATAATATTCGCAGTGCACAGCCCGTCAACGCGGAGAGTGCGGACGAGTTTTCTGGCAAGCTTTTGGCCTCTGGCCACTGGTGGCAGATTGTGGCAGGCTTTTTTGGTGCAGGCCTGTTGCTGGCATTCACCCCTTGCGTGTTCCCGATGATTCCTATTTTGTCTGGGATTATTGTGGGCAAAAATGCCCATGTGTCGCGTGGCAAGGCGTTTACCTTGTCATTGGCATACACGCTGGGCATGTGCCTCACTTATACCCTGGCTGGCGTCGCCGCCGGCCTCTCTGGGCAACTCTTGAGCAGCGCGCTGCAAACGCCTGCCGCCCTGATCATCGGTGCCCTGATTTTTGTGGTGCTCTCATTCTCCATGTTCGGCTTTTACGAGCTCAAACTGCCGTCAGCGGTTGAAAATTACTTTTTTAACTGGAGCAGTCGTTTCAAGGGTGGCCATCTGGCCAGCGATTTCTTGATGGGGGCCATATCTGCCTTGATCATCAGCCCTTGTGTCGCCGCGCCGCTGGCGGGTGCGCTGCTTTATATCAGCCAGACGCATGATGTGGTGCTGGGCGCGGTGGCATTGTTTTCATTGTCGCTGGGCATGGGCGTACCGTTATTGCTGATTGGTGCTTCAGCGGGCACGGTCTTGCCCAAGGCGGGCGAATGGATGAATGCCGTTCGTCGTTTGTTTGGGGTGTTGATGTTGGCTGTCTCGGTCTGGATCGTCAGCCCGTTGCTGCCTGTGTCAGCGCAACTGGTTTTATGGGCGGCCTTGTGTATTGTCCCGGCCATTTATCTGCGCGCAATAGACCCTTTGCCTGCGGATGCGGGGAGCACCGCGCGTCTTTGCAAGGGATTTGCGGTCATGTTGCTGCTTTATGGCGCCGCGCTGCTGGTGGGTGCCTGGTCGGGCGCACGCTCACCGCTACAACCTTTGCAAGGGGTCATGTCTGCTTCGGCGACGGATGTGCAAGCACTGCCATTCAAACGCGTGCAAAGTGTACAAGCGCTCGAAAATGCGCTTGCGGCCGCGCAGGGCAAACCCGTGATGCTGGATTTTTACGCAGACTGGTGTGTCTCGTGCAAAGAATATGAGCAGTTTGTCTTTAGCCAGCCAGAAGTGCGGGCTGCGCTCAAAGATGTGGTGCTGTTGCAGGCAGATGTGACCGAAAACCGGGCGGAAGATGCCGCATTGCTCAAGCGCTTTGAATTGTTCGGGCCGCCAGGGATCGTGTTTTTTGATGCGCAGGGACGGCCGTTGCAACCTGTGATCAAAGGCTATCAGGACGCCACACAATTTCTTGACCGCTTGCGCAAGTTACCTTTAAGCGCCATGGAGAAGTCTGCACATGCATAA
- a CDS encoding FxsA family protein has translation MRFLILAILLAFPFLEIAVLIELSQRYGWWVLVYLIIIGYLGLKLIRGEKDLIASRLFQQMTAGGNPVAAIFSTARNLLAGVLLLIPGVISDVIAVILLLIPTNNPTVSGQHQQPHARYRHSANDEVIEGEFTEVPESKPVDNVVHLPRKD, from the coding sequence ATGCGTTTTCTCATCCTTGCTATTCTACTGGCTTTTCCGTTTCTGGAGATAGCGGTCCTGATCGAACTCAGTCAGCGCTATGGCTGGTGGGTCTTGGTCTACCTGATCATCATCGGCTACCTGGGCCTCAAGCTGATTCGTGGTGAAAAAGACCTGATCGCGTCACGCTTGTTTCAGCAAATGACGGCCGGTGGCAACCCGGTAGCCGCCATCTTTTCCACTGCCAGAAACTTGCTGGCCGGAGTATTACTCCTGATTCCGGGCGTCATTAGCGATGTCATTGCCGTGATTCTGTTACTGATTCCAACCAACAACCCAACCGTCAGCGGGCAGCATCAACAACCCCATGCACGCTACCGTCACAGCGCGAATGACGAGGTGATTGAGGGGGAATTTACCGAAGTCCCTGAAAGCAAACCGGTAGATAATGTCGTGCATCTCCCCCGCAAAGATTAA
- the aroQ gene encoding type II 3-dehydroquinate dehydratase: MGAKSILVIHGPNLNMLGTREPQHYGSQTLADINQHLLELARADQVRLESFQSNSEAEIIEKIHALSVNRVDYVIINPAAFTHTSIAIRDALSAVNIPFIEVHLSNVHARESFRHHSYFSDLATAVICGLGAEGYYAAYRYIQQR; encoded by the coding sequence ATGGGCGCCAAATCCATCCTGGTGATACATGGACCCAACTTGAATATGCTGGGGACACGTGAGCCACAGCACTACGGTAGCCAAACGCTTGCAGATATCAACCAGCATCTGCTGGAATTGGCGCGGGCCGATCAGGTACGTCTTGAATCCTTTCAGAGCAACTCTGAGGCGGAGATCATAGAGAAAATTCATGCATTGTCTGTGAACCGGGTGGATTACGTCATTATCAATCCTGCCGCCTTCACACATACTTCTATTGCCATCAGGGATGCCCTTTCGGCAGTGAACATTCCATTCATTGAAGTGCATCTCTCCAATGTGCATGCCCGCGAGTCATTCCGGCATCATTCTTATTTCAGCGATCTGGCGACTGCCGTCATCTGCGGTTTGGGCGCAGAGGGATACTACGCCGCCTATCGCTACATCCAACAACGCTAA
- the accC gene encoding acetyl-CoA carboxylase biotin carboxylase subunit, giving the protein MFEKILIANRGEIALRVQRACRELGIKTVAVHSEADRDAKYVKLADESVCIGPAPSAKSYLNIPAVISAAEVTDAQAIHPGYGFLSENADFAERVEQSGFVFIGPRAETIRLMGDKVSAKDSMKAAGVPCVPGSDGALNDDSAEIIKTAKRVGYPVIIKAAGGGGGRGMRVVHTEAALLNAVNMTKAEAQAAFGNPMVYMEKFLENPRHIEIQILADQHGNAVFLGDRDCSMQRRHQKIIEEAPSPLLPERLRDKIGERCAEACRKIGYRGAGTFEFLYENGEFYFIEMNTRLQVEHTVTEMITGIDLVQQQIFIAAGEKLPFRQRDIVLNGHAIECRINAEDPYTFVPSPGFINRFHMPGGPGVRMDTHVYGGYTVPPHYDSMIGKLITHGATREQAIARMRVALSEMYVEGIKTNTALHSDLMADLAFQQGGTSIHYLEQKLGISSK; this is encoded by the coding sequence ATGTTCGAGAAAATCCTGATTGCCAACCGCGGCGAAATTGCCTTGCGCGTGCAACGTGCTTGTCGTGAGTTGGGGATTAAAACGGTAGCTGTGCACTCTGAGGCTGACCGTGATGCCAAATATGTCAAGCTGGCCGATGAGTCTGTCTGTATCGGTCCAGCACCTTCTGCAAAAAGCTACCTGAATATTCCTGCCGTGATCAGTGCGGCTGAAGTGACGGATGCGCAAGCGATTCACCCTGGGTATGGCTTTTTATCCGAGAATGCCGACTTTGCCGAGCGGGTTGAACAAAGCGGTTTTGTCTTTATCGGCCCCCGCGCAGAGACCATTCGCCTGATGGGTGACAAGGTGTCTGCCAAGGACTCCATGAAAGCGGCGGGTGTGCCATGTGTGCCTGGCTCAGATGGTGCGCTGAATGATGATTCGGCTGAAATCATTAAAACGGCCAAACGCGTAGGCTACCCGGTGATTATTAAAGCAGCGGGTGGTGGCGGTGGTCGTGGCATGCGCGTGGTGCATACCGAAGCCGCCTTGCTCAATGCGGTCAATATGACCAAAGCCGAGGCACAGGCTGCCTTTGGCAACCCGATGGTTTACATGGAAAAATTCCTTGAAAACCCGCGCCATATCGAGATCCAGATTCTGGCTGACCAGCATGGCAACGCCGTGTTCTTGGGTGACCGCGATTGCTCCATGCAGCGCCGCCATCAAAAGATTATTGAAGAAGCACCCTCACCCTTGTTGCCAGAAAGGCTGCGCGACAAAATTGGTGAGCGTTGTGCCGAGGCCTGCCGCAAGATTGGTTACCGTGGCGCCGGCACCTTCGAGTTCCTGTATGAAAATGGCGAGTTCTACTTTATTGAGATGAACACCCGCTTGCAGGTGGAGCATACCGTCACTGAAATGATCACGGGTATCGACCTGGTTCAGCAGCAGATCTTCATCGCTGCCGGTGAGAAGCTGCCGTTCCGTCAGCGCGATATTGTGCTCAATGGCCATGCCATCGAATGCCGGATTAACGCCGAGGATCCTTATACCTTTGTGCCTTCACCAGGCTTTATCAATCGCTTTCATATGCCTGGCGGCCCTGGCGTACGCATGGATACGCATGTGTATGGCGGCTATACCGTGCCACCGCATTATGACTCGATGATAGGCAAGCTGATTACACATGGTGCGACACGCGAACAGGCGATTGCCAGAATGCGCGTGGCCTTGTCCGAGATGTATGTCGAAGGCATTAAAACCAATACTGCGTTGCATTCTGATCTGATGGCCGACTTGGCTTTCCAGCAGGGCGGCACCAGCATTCACTATCTGGAGCAGAAGCTGGGTATCAGCTCGAAATAA
- the accB gene encoding acetyl-CoA carboxylase biotin carboxyl carrier protein, whose amino-acid sequence MDLRKLKKLIDLVEESGISELELTEGEEKVRISRAMAPGAAPVTQYVAAPVSAPAAAPAAAAAPAVAAAEVLEGTVVKSPMVGTFYRASSPDAKAFVDVGSTVNTGDTLCIIEAMKLLNEIESEYAGTIKKIFVENGQPVEYGEPLFLIG is encoded by the coding sequence ATGGATTTACGCAAACTCAAAAAACTGATTGATCTGGTCGAGGAATCGGGGATTTCCGAGCTGGAACTGACTGAGGGTGAAGAGAAGGTACGTATCAGTCGCGCCATGGCACCGGGTGCTGCACCAGTGACTCAATATGTCGCTGCGCCTGTTTCCGCGCCTGCAGCGGCACCCGCAGCAGCCGCTGCTCCCGCCGTTGCAGCGGCAGAAGTGCTAGAAGGCACGGTAGTTAAATCACCGATGGTCGGTACGTTCTATCGCGCGTCTTCTCCAGATGCAAAAGCGTTCGTCGATGTTGGTAGCACTGTCAATACAGGGGACACCCTGTGCATTATTGAAGCCATGAAGCTGCTCAACGAAATTGAGAGTGAATATGCGGGCACGATTAAAAAGATTTTCGTTGAAAACGGTCAGCCTGTGGAATACGGCGAGCCTCTGTTCCTGATTGGTTAA
- a CDS encoding DUF3426 domain-containing protein: MSLITACPACQTQFEVTDEQLQAYAGKVRCGECDHVFDARSHLLSSSAATAASEAVDPQPASDAAIYFQVSAEAAQAHPVPDAPFEAVMPELSIQPDEAIEPEIPAFLRDVSLEDERPQSRVTPATPWAYSLLSVLLLVTFFLQTLYFSRTTLAASYPHTKPWLQALCKPLHCEVGLPRDIAQLTIDDADIQEHKTRAGVLVFSSVLMNHGEVRQAYPMIELTLTNTADEPVLRKTLKPEDYLPKTVDASNGLAALQEQSAKVLLGVDEKLVTGFRVAIAY; this comes from the coding sequence ATGTCCTTGATTACGGCCTGCCCGGCCTGCCAAACACAATTTGAAGTCACTGACGAGCAATTGCAGGCCTATGCTGGCAAGGTGCGCTGCGGTGAATGTGACCATGTGTTTGATGCGCGCTCGCATTTGCTGTCGTCATCTGCTGCCACTGCTGCAAGCGAGGCGGTAGATCCCCAGCCTGCCAGCGATGCCGCGATTTACTTTCAAGTGAGTGCCGAGGCCGCACAGGCGCATCCTGTGCCTGACGCGCCGTTTGAAGCAGTCATGCCGGAGCTGTCTATTCAGCCTGACGAGGCGATTGAGCCTGAAATCCCTGCTTTTCTGCGTGACGTTTCACTCGAGGATGAGCGCCCGCAATCCCGGGTGACGCCCGCCACCCCTTGGGCATATAGCCTGCTTTCTGTCCTGCTGCTGGTGACTTTTTTTCTGCAAACACTGTATTTCTCTCGCACCACGCTTGCCGCCAGTTACCCGCACACCAAACCATGGCTGCAAGCGCTATGCAAGCCACTGCATTGTGAAGTGGGTTTGCCTAGGGATATTGCGCAATTGACGATAGATGATGCGGATATTCAAGAGCACAAGACACGCGCCGGCGTGCTGGTGTTTTCCAGTGTGCTCATGAATCACGGTGAGGTGCGACAGGCCTATCCGATGATAGAGCTGACTTTGACCAATACGGCAGATGAGCCGGTATTGCGCAAAACGCTCAAGCCGGAAGACTATCTGCCCAAGACGGTCGATGCCAGCAATGGCCTGGCGGCCTTGCAAGAGCAGTCTGCCAAAGTGTTGTTAGGCGTAGACGAAAAACTGGTAACGGGTTTTCGCGTCGCCATCGCCTACTAG
- the prmA gene encoding 50S ribosomal protein L11 methyltransferase: MHWLLLKIQSTEPQAEALSDVLMEQGALSVSIEDAHADTLAEQAIFGEPGDPPPGIWQQNIVTAMLDAEADVQGLLARVQAELQLDGLKYQLEQIEEQDWVRATQAQFDPIRVTDRLWIVPSWHEAPNAEAINIVLDPGLAFGTGSHPTTHLCLSWLAQLPETLLRSANVLDYGCGSGILAIAAKKLGANTATGVDIDPQAVIASRDNALNNQVEAIFYDSAEYLHEPFDLVVANILSSALMVLAPVIAKSCKTGGKVALSGILESQQQMLLAHYAEWFEMDAPIQQDGWVLLTGTRKCP, from the coding sequence TTGCATTGGCTGTTACTAAAAATTCAATCAACCGAGCCGCAGGCCGAGGCACTCAGCGATGTGCTGATGGAGCAGGGTGCGTTGTCCGTCAGCATTGAAGATGCGCACGCTGACACCTTGGCCGAGCAGGCAATTTTTGGCGAGCCGGGGGATCCCCCGCCCGGCATCTGGCAGCAAAACATTGTCACAGCCATGCTGGATGCTGAAGCCGATGTCCAGGGTTTACTGGCCCGTGTGCAAGCCGAGCTGCAACTGGACGGTCTCAAATATCAGTTAGAGCAGATCGAGGAGCAGGATTGGGTGCGGGCCACGCAAGCCCAGTTTGACCCTATCCGCGTGACCGATAGATTGTGGATCGTGCCTTCCTGGCATGAGGCGCCGAATGCGGAGGCGATCAATATTGTGCTGGATCCGGGCCTGGCATTTGGCACTGGCAGTCATCCGACCACGCATTTGTGTTTGAGCTGGTTGGCGCAATTACCTGAAACACTGTTGCGCAGTGCCAATGTCCTTGATTACGGATGTGGCTCAGGCATTTTGGCGATTGCCGCCAAAAAACTGGGCGCCAACACCGCCACAGGCGTTGATATTGACCCGCAGGCAGTGATTGCCAGTCGTGATAACGCGCTCAATAACCAGGTCGAGGCCATTTTTTATGACTCTGCCGAATACCTGCATGAGCCGTTTGATCTGGTCGTGGCTAATATTCTGTCCAGCGCCTTGATGGTGCTGGCCCCAGTGATTGCCAAATCTTGCAAAACTGGCGGTAAAGTTGCATTATCCGGCATATTGGAGAGCCAGCAGCAGATGTTGCTGGCGCATTATGCCGAGTGGTTTGAAATGGATGCCCCCATCCAGCAAGATGGATGGGTCTTGCTGACGGGAACCAGAAAATGTCCTTGA